Below is a window of Armatimonadota bacterium DNA.
CTCCCGTAAGTGAACGCGATCCGATTTTCTCGTCTCAACATCTCCAGCGTTTCGGGATCGGCCAAATAGCGACCTTCACCATGGGCGATGGGGATGCGCAGCGGACGGTCGCATTGTTTCGTCCAAGCCGAATCCCGATTCTCTGCCGTTAGCCAGACGTCCTGACAGAGGAACTTCTGGCCGACGTTGGGCAGCAGGGCTCCTGGCAGCAAGCCCGTCTCGCACAGGATCTGGAAACCGTTGCAGACGCCGATCACCGGTTTGCCCTGGGCGGCGAGTTTGGCGACGGCCTCCATGATGTGCGAGCGAGAGGCGATGGCCCCGCAGCGCAGATAATCGCCGTAGGTGAAGCCTCCCGGCACGAAGACTCCATCGAAACCGTCCAACGAGAACTCCTCGTGCCAGGCGTATTCTGCCTCGACGCCGAGGTCGTCGCGCAGCGCCCAAATCGCGTCCTGATCGCAGTTGGATCCGGGGAACTGGGGAACGGCGATTCTCATCTCGGCACCTCAAACTGCAATGCCTCCGCCTCTTCCGAGGTGGAGGCTTGAACATCCCGTGAATTAGCTGCGCCAGCCTCCACCTCAGAAGAGGCGGAGGCATCAATCTTCCTACTCACGCCGCCACCTCAAACCGGTAACTCTCGATGACCGGGTTGGCGAGCAGCTTGTCGCACATGTCCTTCACGCGCGCCTCGGAGTAGTCCTCCACTTGCAATTCGATCAACTTTCCAATTCGGCAATTGGACACCTCGTCAAATCCGAGCTTCTTGAGCGATCCGGCTACGGTGCGGCCGGCGGAATCGAGGAGCGAGGGCTTCAGCGTGACGTACACGCGAACGGTCACCATGCCGATAGTTTGGCAGAGATTGGGGAGGAGGGGACGAGTTGAAAGGTCCGAGGTCCGAGGTCTGAGGTCCGAGGCGGGAGTGCAGGGCGGTGCATTCTCCGTCCCTTCGTCCCCCTGTCCCTTCGTTCCCTCGTCCCTGTGCCCCTTCTTTACGCCGCCTTCGCTACATCCTCAAACGCAAGCAGGATGTCGAGTTGGCTGCGCTCTTGGAGGTTTACGATCACCTGGTTCAGCTTCGTTCCGTAAAGGTCCACGGCTTGAGGCGACTGCACCTTCCCTCGAATGGTCGGTCGAAGCCGAGGTCCCACAAACAAGATGGTCAGCCCCTCGAGTTCGTGGTCGTGCGAAAGCGACAGCGCTCCGCCCTCGACGCCCGACCGGTAGAACGTCTTCAGGGTTCGCCGGCCCTTTTCGAATGCGTGGATCTCATCGGGACGCATGAAGACCATCCGCCTCTGGCGTCCCGACGCCATCAATCGCCGCGCTGAGTTGAGCGCTGAGTCGAGCGTCGCCGGGTCGAGCTGAACCACGATCTGGAAGCACCCGTGGCTGCTCAGGGTCTTTTCAAGAATGGCCTCGGCGACGGAATCGGGCGTCACCACGCCGGGCATGTACGTCGTGTACGGAAGCTCCATGATGAGCTGCGATGTGCCGTCAGGTCTGCACGGGAAGAACGGGTGGGAGGTGCCAAACGCAAATCCGGCGCTCCCCGGCTGCCGGCCCCCCTTGGAAGCTGAAACCCGCGCGCCCACGTGCTCGGCAAACTCGTAGAACTGGGCCCAGCCCTGCCATTGGCCGTTGCTCGGGCGCACCGTCGTGCAGGTGGGCACCGCCGCCGTGCGGGAGACGCCGACCTGTTGCATTTTCAGTTTGTCCTCGGTCCACGGAGTGTGAGCGTCGGATTGGAAGAGCAGCCCGACTTCGTGCTCCCAGGCGCGGAAGGCGCGATAGATATCGAGCGGAAACCCGGGAGCGCCCACGAGCCAGGCAGGACGGCAGCCGATCATCGTCATCGAGCGCTGGACCTTGGAGACGAGGTCGGTCCCAAAGGTCTCGGCCTCTACGCTGAGCGCGCCGGCCGCCGGCGCGCCGTTCGGCCAGTGCCAGAAGATGGGAAGGCTCGCGCCGGTGAACTCCACCGCCTCGACCACGGCCCGAACGAACATCTCTCGGATGCGGTCGGCATGGGGCTCCAGGAAGGCCGAGCAGGGCGCATTGCCAGACTGGGCGCGGTCTCGCTCGATGTCCAGGGCGATGCCGTCCTCGGCGCGCAGAATGCCGTCATCGAGACGCAAATGAGGGTCGGTCTGCGCGATAGCGTCGGTCTCCACAGACCGTCCCAAGGCCATTTGGCACAGGGTTTGGCCAACGTGAGGCGCGAGAAAGAGCGC
It encodes the following:
- the purQ gene encoding phosphoribosylformylglycinamidine synthase subunit PurQ — its product is MRIAVPQFPGSNCDQDAIWALRDDLGVEAEYAWHEEFSLDGFDGVFVPGGFTYGDYLRCGAIASRSHIMEAVAKLAAQGKPVIGVCNGFQILCETGLLPGALLPNVGQKFLCQDVWLTAENRDSAWTKQCDRPLRIPIAHGEGRYLADPETLEMLRRENRIAFTYGSPYNGEKREARGEDRDGVTREPGDEFASSLSPLADPNPNGSIERIAGVLNEAGNVLGMMPHPERATKAILGNTDGLAILRGFLEFASKANPRSGSAIAV
- the purS gene encoding phosphoribosylformylglycinamidine synthase subunit PurS, which produces MVTVRVYVTLKPSLLDSAGRTVAGSLKKLGFDEVSNCRIGKLIELQVEDYSEARVKDMCDKLLANPVIESYRFEVAA